The uncultured Desulfuromonas sp. genome has a segment encoding these proteins:
- a CDS encoding NADH-quinone oxidoreductase subunit C, whose product MSQAVVAKLKGAFAASVLDVKEHRGEVTVTVKKEDIVAICRYLKEEAGYNFLCDLCGVDYLGQTPRFMVVYNLYNITTKERLRVKVPVEEQDCCVDTVSGVWSTANWPERECWDLMGISFAGHPDLRRILMPADWEGHPLRKDYPLQGPGRDPYQGRLS is encoded by the coding sequence ATGAGCCAAGCTGTCGTAGCAAAGCTGAAAGGAGCTTTCGCCGCTTCCGTGCTGGACGTTAAAGAGCATCGCGGTGAAGTCACGGTCACGGTAAAAAAAGAAGATATTGTTGCTATCTGCCGCTACCTCAAAGAGGAAGCCGGATACAACTTTTTATGTGATCTGTGTGGAGTTGATTATCTCGGTCAAACCCCCCGTTTTATGGTGGTGTACAACCTGTACAACATCACAACCAAAGAGCGTTTGCGGGTCAAAGTGCCGGTTGAAGAGCAGGACTGCTGCGTCGATACGGTCAGCGGTGTCTGGTCGACGGCTAACTGGCCTGAGCGTGAGTGCTGGGATTTGATGGGGATCTCGTTCGCAGGACACCCGGATCTGCGTCGTATCCTTATGCCGGCTGATTGGGAGGGCCATCCCCTGCGCAAGGACTATCCGCTGCAGGGCCCTGGTCGCGATCCGTATCAGGGACGACTTTCGTAA
- a CDS encoding NADH-quinone oxidoreductase subunit B family protein — translation MGVNTPEQAAGAEHNFVLGNNIMTASLDKVVNWSRSRSLWPMTFGLACCAIEMMATGAARFDLDRMGVLFRASPRQADVIIIAGTVTHKMLPVIETVYEQMPEPKYVIAMGACASSGGVFDTYSVLQGIDQALPVDVYIPGCPPRPEGLLYGLMKLQEKIMRERNSFGAAIGAGKVIPG, via the coding sequence ATGGGAGTAAACACACCAGAACAGGCTGCTGGAGCGGAGCATAATTTCGTTCTGGGCAATAATATTATGACGGCTTCGCTGGATAAGGTTGTCAACTGGTCACGCTCCCGTTCGCTGTGGCCTATGACCTTTGGTCTGGCCTGCTGTGCGATTGAGATGATGGCAACCGGTGCCGCGCGATTTGACCTTGACCGTATGGGGGTTCTGTTTCGTGCGTCACCTCGTCAGGCTGACGTCATTATTATTGCGGGTACGGTTACCCACAAGATGCTGCCTGTTATTGAAACGGTTTATGAGCAGATGCCTGAACCCAAATATGTCATCGCTATGGGAGCCTGTGCTTCCTCGGGTGGTGTGTTTGATACCTATAGTGTCCTGCAGGGGATTGATCAGGCACTTCCGGTGGATGTCTATATTCCGGGCTGTCCTCCCCGTCCGGAGGGTCTGTTGTATGGTCTGATGAAGTTGCAGGAGAAGATCATGCGTGAGCGTAATAGCTTCGGCGCCGCTATCGGGGCCGGTAAAGTTATTCCCGGCTAG
- the ndhC gene encoding NADH-quinone oxidoreductase subunit A, with protein MLESYLPILVLITIALLFALGSVAFSFIFGPKKPSAVKLAPYECGMPLIGTARERFSVKFYIVAMLFILFDIEAVFLYPWAVVFKRLGMFGFIEMGVFIVILLVGYVYVWKKGALEWE; from the coding sequence ATGCTTGAGAGTTATCTGCCGATACTCGTCCTCATAACCATTGCGCTGTTGTTTGCGTTAGGTTCAGTGGCTTTTTCGTTTATTTTCGGCCCCAAAAAGCCCAGTGCTGTCAAGCTTGCCCCCTATGAGTGCGGGATGCCGCTGATCGGTACGGCTCGTGAGCGTTTCTCGGTCAAGTTCTACATCGTCGCCATGCTGTTCATTCTGTTCGATATTGAGGCCGTTTTCCTCTATCCGTGGGCGGTTGTGTTCAAGCGACTGGGCATGTTCGGCTTTATTGAGATGGGCGTCTTCATCGTGATACTGCTGGTTGGCTACGTCTACGTCTGGAAAAAAGGAGCATTGGAATGGGAGTAA
- a CDS encoding complex I NDUFA9 subunit family protein, producing the protein MRIFISGASGFVGHHTIQALVSQGHAVRCLVRKPTPALSTIPQVETVQGDVTSSTGLQQAMSGCDAVFHLVGIIRAFPQRGITFEKLHIEATRNILTAAQEAGISRFLHMSANGAGPDCPEAYGATKWQAEELVRQSGQQWTIFRPSLILGHNGAFTRMLVQQIRFLPAVPVIGDGHYPLSPVDVDDVALGFANALSRSESVGKTYHCCGPDLCSYNDLIDLVAQGLGRKHAIKVHQPLCLMQPVTRLLERFAFFPVTSDQISMLIRGNVCDPEPWAGELDIAPTPLAETIKKALAG; encoded by the coding sequence ATGCGTATTTTCATTTCCGGTGCCAGCGGATTTGTTGGTCACCACACTATTCAGGCCCTTGTCAGCCAAGGACATGCCGTGCGCTGTCTGGTACGCAAGCCGACCCCTGCACTGTCGACCATCCCTCAGGTGGAAACCGTTCAGGGCGATGTCACCAGCTCCACCGGATTGCAACAGGCCATGTCCGGCTGCGATGCCGTCTTCCACCTGGTTGGCATTATTCGCGCCTTTCCCCAGCGGGGAATCACCTTTGAAAAACTCCATATTGAGGCAACGCGTAATATCCTGACCGCGGCGCAAGAAGCCGGCATTTCGCGCTTTCTGCATATGAGCGCCAATGGCGCCGGCCCGGACTGCCCTGAAGCCTACGGTGCCACCAAGTGGCAGGCTGAAGAACTGGTCCGCCAATCCGGACAGCAGTGGACAATTTTCCGACCATCACTCATCCTCGGCCACAATGGCGCCTTTACACGCATGCTTGTCCAGCAGATTCGCTTCCTGCCTGCCGTTCCCGTCATCGGTGACGGCCATTATCCACTCAGCCCGGTAGACGTCGACGATGTCGCACTCGGCTTCGCCAATGCCTTATCCCGCTCCGAGTCCGTCGGCAAGACCTACCACTGCTGTGGCCCGGATCTCTGCAGTTACAACGACCTGATTGATCTCGTCGCCCAAGGACTGGGCCGTAAACATGCCATCAAGGTGCACCAGCCTCTGTGCCTGATGCAACCCGTCACGCGCCTGCTGGAACGCTTTGCTTTTTTTCCGGTGACCAGTGACCAGATTTCCATGCTGATTCGTGGCAACGTCTGCGACCCGGAACCCTGGGCCGGCGAACTGGATATTGCGCCGACACCACTGGCCGAAACCATTAAAAAAGCCCTGGCCGGTTAA
- a CDS encoding iron-sulfur cluster assembly scaffold protein: MYTDKVMDHFSNPRNVGQIENPNVVVKVGDPGCGDAVLIFLKIDNDVITDVKYKVYGCGAAIATTSMASTMVKGKTLEEALEVTDEKVADALGGLPDTKMHCSNLAATAIRAAVTRYLTPPENETA, translated from the coding sequence ATGTACACGGACAAAGTAATGGATCATTTCTCCAACCCGAGAAATGTAGGACAGATCGAGAACCCCAATGTCGTTGTCAAGGTGGGGGACCCCGGCTGTGGTGATGCGGTTCTGATTTTTTTGAAGATCGATAACGATGTCATTACCGATGTAAAATATAAGGTTTATGGTTGTGGTGCAGCCATCGCCACAACGTCGATGGCCAGTACCATGGTCAAGGGCAAGACTCTGGAAGAGGCTTTGGAGGTCACCGATGAAAAGGTGGCGGATGCATTGGGTGGGCTGCCGGATACGAAAATGCATTGTTCCAATCTCGCCGCTACGGCGATTCGGGCAGCCGTTACCCGCTATCTGACGCCACCTGAAAATGAAACCGCGTGA
- a CDS encoding helicase C-terminal domain-containing protein: MTAHYAAHCLETMRRAIEESGGNEIFFLGHTDDNLSITDITVLARGHRSAVPAITSRCRCGDTVIHNHPSGDLTPSNADLGIAARLGETGIGFHIVDNSVENVYKVVDACPAPQSATIQHEDVAHVLAADGPLASQLGSYEERPEQLRMALAVADAFNHNGLATIEAGTGTGKSLAYLIPAIIWALDNEQPVAISTNTINLQEQLISKDLPLLNQVMDREFHAVLVKGRNNYLCLRRLDSAHREPDLFKNEQSSELAQLHEWATATNVGSRDELTFIPSAAVWMEVCCEMDQCPRTRCPHYSRCFFHKARRRAAHADLLVVNHALLLSDLSLRAQTENYSSAAVLPPYSRIVFDEAHHLEDAATRNFSIRLSQLSFAYSLNRLVHPRKPEKGLLPRLLSTLARELPDPLSALYDSLYRHIETAALDCRQLRDELGETFTSQRDRLLQTDEPPTANGFCWRITNQCTETERWLALQKGFAPLIKQCESLSNHLEQLIKTCEQLPEKLYEQTSGQLTDVRAMAGRIQGMGSDLAIVLSAGDSACTWIEITESRGRQKDKILWLNSAPISVAATLKQAVYDRFRSIVFTSATLTVNRQFHYFQQRTGLNLCPERRRQQLCLDSPFDFASQTLVAVPTDIVPPTHQNYAAMLAEQIEQAVIASEGRSFVLFTAYSLLKKLYNELEPSLHARGFNCLYQGQSARHLLLKKFRLDQKHILFGTDSFWEGVDVPGQALQQVIITRLPFRVPTEPIQIARSEHLEQMGIDPFMHYTVPQAVLRLKQGFGRLIRHRQDRGVVLILDQRVINKGYGRVFLNSLPPAQRLTGPAHTIQQQLRHFFSAAAPSTED; the protein is encoded by the coding sequence ATGACGGCACATTACGCCGCCCACTGCCTGGAAACCATGCGCCGGGCAATTGAGGAATCCGGCGGCAACGAAATCTTTTTCCTCGGCCACACCGACGACAACCTGTCCATCACCGACATCACCGTCCTGGCGCGCGGGCATCGCTCCGCTGTCCCAGCCATTACCAGTCGTTGTCGTTGTGGCGACACCGTTATCCACAACCACCCATCCGGCGACCTGACACCCTCCAATGCCGATCTCGGCATTGCAGCACGTTTGGGCGAGACCGGCATAGGCTTTCACATTGTGGATAACTCTGTTGAAAACGTGTATAAAGTCGTCGACGCCTGCCCGGCGCCACAATCAGCCACCATCCAACACGAAGATGTCGCCCATGTGCTGGCCGCTGACGGCCCCCTGGCCAGCCAGCTGGGCAGCTACGAGGAACGCCCGGAACAACTGCGTATGGCACTGGCCGTGGCCGACGCCTTCAACCACAATGGACTGGCCACCATCGAAGCCGGCACAGGAACAGGCAAAAGCCTGGCGTACCTGATTCCAGCCATCATCTGGGCCCTCGACAATGAGCAACCGGTGGCCATTTCCACCAATACCATCAACCTTCAGGAACAGCTGATCAGCAAAGATCTGCCCCTACTTAACCAGGTCATGGACCGCGAATTTCATGCCGTTCTGGTCAAAGGGCGCAATAACTACCTGTGCCTGAGACGACTGGACAGCGCTCATCGCGAACCGGACCTGTTCAAAAATGAACAGTCCAGCGAGCTCGCTCAACTGCACGAATGGGCAACCGCCACCAACGTCGGCAGTCGTGACGAACTGACCTTCATCCCTTCCGCGGCGGTATGGATGGAAGTCTGTTGCGAAATGGATCAATGTCCGCGTACGCGCTGCCCGCACTACAGTCGTTGTTTTTTCCATAAGGCTCGCCGCCGGGCCGCCCACGCCGATCTGTTGGTCGTTAATCACGCCCTGCTGCTCTCCGACCTGTCCCTGCGTGCCCAAACGGAAAATTACAGCTCGGCGGCGGTCCTGCCGCCCTACAGCCGGATTGTCTTTGACGAAGCACATCATCTCGAAGATGCGGCGACACGCAATTTTTCCATTCGCTTGAGCCAGTTGAGCTTCGCCTACAGCCTCAACCGCCTGGTTCATCCACGCAAACCGGAAAAAGGTCTGCTGCCCCGCCTGCTGTCGACACTGGCTCGTGAGTTGCCGGACCCCCTGAGCGCTCTCTATGACAGCCTGTATCGCCACATTGAAACGGCCGCACTCGACTGTCGACAGCTGCGCGATGAACTCGGAGAAACGTTCACCAGTCAACGCGACAGGCTCTTGCAAACGGACGAGCCGCCAACCGCCAATGGCTTCTGCTGGCGCATCACCAACCAATGTACCGAGACGGAACGCTGGTTGGCGCTGCAAAAAGGCTTCGCCCCGCTGATCAAACAATGCGAGAGCCTCTCGAATCATCTTGAGCAACTGATCAAAACCTGTGAACAGCTTCCGGAGAAACTCTACGAGCAGACCAGCGGCCAGTTGACCGACGTTCGCGCCATGGCCGGTCGCATCCAGGGCATGGGCAGCGATCTGGCGATTGTCCTGAGCGCTGGAGACAGTGCCTGCACCTGGATTGAAATCACCGAATCACGCGGCCGTCAAAAAGACAAAATCCTCTGGCTGAACAGCGCACCGATCAGTGTGGCCGCCACGCTCAAACAGGCAGTATACGATCGCTTCCGCAGCATTGTCTTCACCAGCGCCACCTTAACGGTCAATCGTCAATTTCATTATTTCCAACAACGCACTGGCCTCAACCTGTGTCCGGAAAGACGGCGGCAACAACTGTGTCTTGACTCTCCGTTTGACTTTGCCTCGCAAACCCTGGTTGCCGTACCGACGGACATCGTCCCACCGACGCACCAGAACTATGCCGCCATGCTGGCTGAGCAGATTGAACAGGCCGTAATCGCGTCCGAAGGTCGTAGCTTTGTTCTATTTACCGCCTATTCCCTGCTGAAAAAACTCTACAACGAACTGGAGCCATCTCTGCACGCCCGCGGATTCAACTGTCTGTATCAGGGACAGAGCGCACGCCACCTGTTATTGAAAAAATTTCGCCTCGACCAGAAACATATTCTGTTCGGCACCGACTCGTTCTGGGAAGGCGTTGACGTTCCAGGCCAGGCCCTGCAACAGGTGATCATTACCCGCCTGCCATTTCGCGTGCCCACGGAACCGATCCAGATTGCCCGCAGTGAGCATCTCGAACAGATGGGCATTGATCCCTTCATGCACTACACGGTGCCCCAGGCCGTGCTACGCCTCAAGCAGGGCTTCGGTCGCTTAATCCGTCACCGTCAGGACCGGGGCGTCGTTTTGATTCTCGACCAGCGTGTTATCAACAAAGGCTATGGCCGGGTTTTCCTTAACTCGCTGCCTCCGGCACAACGGTTGACCGGCCCGGCACACACCATCCAACAGCAACTCCGGCACTTCTTTTCCGCTGCCGCCCCTTCTACGGAGGACTGA
- a CDS encoding diacylglycerol kinase, which translates to MAKPGKTGLSRIFDATGYSLAGLKAAWHNEAAFRQELLMVLALTPLAFWVSSNLTQTALLLASLYLILLMELANSALEAVVDRISDEHHPLSGRAKDIGSAMVFVSLIGAATVWLLVILD; encoded by the coding sequence ATGGCCAAACCTGGAAAAACCGGCTTAAGCCGCATATTCGACGCTACCGGCTATTCGCTTGCCGGTCTTAAGGCAGCCTGGCATAATGAAGCAGCCTTTCGCCAGGAACTCCTCATGGTCCTGGCGTTGACGCCACTGGCTTTCTGGGTCTCTTCCAACCTAACCCAGACAGCCCTCCTTTTGGCCAGTCTCTATCTGATCCTGCTGATGGAACTGGCCAATTCCGCCCTGGAAGCGGTTGTTGACCGCATCAGCGACGAGCATCATCCCCTATCCGGACGTGCGAAAGACATTGGCTCGGCCATGGTGTTTGTCTCCCTGATCGGCGCCGCGACGGTCTGGCTCTTGGTGATCCTCGACTAG
- a CDS encoding carboxy terminal-processing peptidase gives MTSSTPLLQRLLTLCTLLCLLWTLPASASPLPNQDFDPQRAKLLGYIVSQHLTRHHYTHKSLDDDLSVAAFDLYLKQLDAQKRFLLTTDVKMLGAYESYIDNEIRRGEIHLPIYSAQIMAERIPVVEKMIDDLLAKPFDFTRDEELETDNKKLEFCRSDQELKERWRKILKFQVANRYLDLKEEQEQPVDPQAVKKDSDNKEAEAAPPKKYTDNELRQQAREKVAKRYQHLMARMLKEQEDEHFDRYLNAISRAYDPHSNYLPPAQKEDFDIHMRGSLEGIGALLREEDGYIKVVSLIPGGAAEQEGQLESEDTILKVAEGDQEPVDITDTRIRDAVSLIRGPKGTEVRLHVKKADGSRRVISIVREVVQIKETFVKSTVITPPGSKESYGYLKIPSFYRDFKNGDENARNVTRDTRQEVEKLVKQNINGLIIDLRNNGGGSLSDAVDTTGLFINKGPVVQVKDSTGEIQILADDDPQQYYTGPIVVLVNKFSASASEILAGALQDYHRAIIVGSKHTHGKGTVQAVLDLDDNLPFRNMEQFKPLGALKITVQKFYRVSGGSTQYRGIVPDIILPDRFEAVKSGEQYIDYSLPWDTIQSSDYKPLAMHAPLLRLQQHSSERVADDPEMQRIAKLAEEARKRIENTRHALTLSAIRAERHAFKAEEEGMPGTEEESGQDDDWQKQVNEDPYVHEGMAIIHDLLTLG, from the coding sequence ATGACATCATCGACACCTTTGCTTCAGCGCCTCCTGACCCTCTGTACACTGCTGTGCCTTCTGTGGACGCTTCCCGCGTCAGCAAGCCCTCTGCCCAACCAGGACTTTGATCCGCAACGCGCCAAACTGCTGGGCTACATCGTCAGCCAACACCTGACCCGCCACCACTATACACACAAGAGCCTCGACGACGATCTCTCCGTGGCCGCTTTTGACCTCTATCTGAAACAGCTCGATGCCCAGAAACGCTTTCTGTTGACAACGGACGTCAAGATGCTCGGGGCATACGAAAGCTATATTGACAACGAAATCCGCCGCGGTGAAATCCATCTGCCCATCTACAGTGCCCAGATCATGGCAGAACGGATTCCTGTTGTTGAAAAGATGATTGACGACCTGCTGGCGAAGCCTTTTGATTTCACCCGTGACGAAGAGCTGGAAACCGATAACAAAAAACTTGAATTCTGCCGTTCGGATCAGGAGCTCAAAGAACGTTGGCGCAAAATCCTCAAGTTTCAGGTAGCCAACCGCTACCTTGACCTCAAGGAGGAGCAGGAACAACCCGTTGACCCTCAGGCGGTTAAGAAGGATTCGGACAACAAAGAAGCCGAGGCTGCGCCGCCTAAAAAATATACGGACAACGAACTGCGCCAACAGGCACGGGAAAAGGTGGCTAAGCGCTATCAACACCTGATGGCACGGATGCTTAAAGAACAGGAAGACGAGCACTTTGACCGCTACCTTAATGCCATTTCCCGGGCTTACGACCCCCACAGCAACTATCTGCCCCCGGCGCAAAAGGAGGATTTTGACATCCATATGCGCGGTTCCCTGGAAGGGATCGGGGCGCTGTTGCGTGAAGAAGACGGCTATATCAAGGTGGTCAGCCTGATCCCCGGTGGCGCTGCCGAGCAGGAAGGGCAGCTGGAAAGTGAAGACACCATCCTCAAAGTGGCTGAAGGCGATCAGGAACCGGTTGACATTACCGACACCCGGATACGCGATGCGGTTTCTCTGATCCGTGGCCCTAAAGGCACGGAAGTTCGTCTCCACGTCAAAAAGGCGGATGGCTCCAGACGTGTCATTTCCATCGTCCGTGAAGTGGTCCAGATCAAAGAAACCTTTGTTAAATCCACAGTCATCACCCCGCCCGGCAGCAAGGAATCCTATGGCTACCTGAAAATTCCCAGCTTCTATCGGGATTTCAAAAACGGTGACGAAAATGCCCGCAATGTTACCCGTGATACCCGCCAGGAGGTGGAAAAACTCGTCAAACAGAATATCAACGGCCTGATTATCGACTTGCGCAACAATGGCGGCGGTTCGCTCTCAGATGCCGTGGACACAACGGGTCTGTTTATCAACAAGGGTCCGGTGGTCCAGGTTAAGGACAGCACCGGTGAAATTCAGATTCTTGCCGACGACGACCCGCAACAGTATTACACCGGTCCCATTGTCGTACTGGTCAACAAATTCAGCGCGTCCGCCTCGGAGATTCTTGCCGGAGCCCTGCAGGACTACCACCGCGCCATCATTGTCGGCAGCAAACACACCCACGGCAAAGGCACTGTCCAGGCCGTCCTCGACCTTGACGACAACCTGCCATTTCGCAATATGGAACAATTCAAACCGTTGGGCGCACTGAAAATTACCGTGCAGAAGTTCTACCGTGTCAGCGGTGGTTCAACACAGTACCGCGGCATTGTTCCCGACATCATCCTGCCTGATCGATTTGAAGCCGTAAAAAGCGGTGAACAATATATTGACTATTCGCTCCCGTGGGATACTATACAAAGCAGTGATTACAAGCCATTGGCGATGCACGCTCCCCTGTTGCGCCTTCAACAGCACAGCTCAGAACGCGTGGCAGATGATCCGGAGATGCAACGCATTGCCAAGCTGGCGGAAGAAGCACGCAAGAGGATCGAGAATACCCGTCACGCGTTGACGCTGTCCGCTATTCGCGCAGAGCGCCATGCGTTTAAGGCTGAAGAAGAGGGCATGCCCGGCACTGAGGAAGAATCCGGCCAGGATGATGATTGGCAAAAACAGGTCAACGAAGATCCTTATGTCCATGAAGGCATGGCGATCATTCACGATCTGCTGACTTTGGGGTAG
- a CDS encoding PilZ domain-containing protein yields MAQHSILISADVQALLKLDDDFSRKEGFSILVASSAKDLLKQAREHHPDIIFLIPSMEVDQRNCCRLLKEDSRVSDIPVVAVVNSAAADDLDHCHHARPDDILFTPINSHLFLTSARRILGLAHRSFSRLQTSLVVDYGTDKNQKRVACAYNLSTGGIFISTETPPKVNKQVFISMALPPSKETLHCEGIVTWINHTKNPAYPDIPPGFGVQFMSLNISDLFAIRNFIDSQEKIRLTPAD; encoded by the coding sequence ATGGCGCAACACAGCATACTTATCTCGGCTGACGTCCAGGCTCTTCTGAAGCTTGATGACGATTTTTCCAGGAAAGAAGGCTTTTCCATCCTGGTTGCATCATCGGCGAAGGACCTCCTCAAACAGGCTCGAGAACACCATCCGGACATCATTTTTCTCATTCCGTCCATGGAAGTCGACCAACGCAACTGCTGCCGCCTTCTCAAGGAAGACTCCCGCGTCAGCGATATCCCGGTTGTTGCCGTTGTCAACAGTGCGGCAGCGGACGACCTTGACCACTGCCATCATGCACGGCCGGATGACATCCTGTTCACCCCGATCAACAGCCACCTGTTTCTCACCTCTGCCCGCCGCATTCTCGGCCTGGCGCACCGTTCCTTTTCCCGTCTCCAGACCAGTCTTGTGGTGGACTACGGAACCGACAAAAACCAAAAACGCGTCGCCTGTGCCTACAATCTCAGTACCGGCGGCATCTTTATCTCAACGGAGACCCCCCCGAAAGTAAACAAGCAGGTCTTTATCAGCATGGCCCTGCCCCCCAGCAAAGAAACGCTGCACTGTGAAGGGATCGTCACCTGGATTAACCACACTAAAAATCCAGCCTACCCGGACATCCCCCCCGGCTTCGGTGTTCAGTTTATGTCTCTGAACATCTCCGACCTGTTTGCCATTCGTAATTTTATCGACAGCCAGGAAAAAATTCGCTTGACTCCTGCCGACTGA
- a CDS encoding Na(+)-translocating NADH-quinone reductase subunit A, translating into MIKINKGLDLPITGSPEQSISDGPAVKTVAVLGPDYVGMKPSMNVKVGDQVKLGQKLFADKKTEGVIFTSPGCGKVVAVNRGYRRVLQSVVIELNGDDAEVFASFKEEELASLDRDKVVNNLVESGLWTALKTRPYSKVPAIDSTPASIFVAAMDTNPLCAKAELIIKEEEQAFANGLKILTRLTEGSVYVCQKPNAVLPKVEGTRTEEFDGPHPAGLPGTHIHFLDPVNEHKMVWTINYQDVIAFGKFFVSGKLPLDRIIALGGPGVKNPRLIRTRMGANLDELLAGELNAGNQRVVSGSVLNGTHAEGPLAFLGRYHLQVSVLPEKRDREFLASLTAGGDRFSLKRAFLSAFTGGPSAPMNTSQYGRKGNILSIGSFEKVMPLDILPNFLLRSLAAGDTDEAQLLGCLELAEEDLALCTYACSGKNDYGVMLREALTTIEKEG; encoded by the coding sequence ATGATCAAAATTAACAAGGGCTTGGATCTGCCGATTACCGGCAGCCCCGAACAGAGCATCTCTGACGGCCCGGCGGTGAAAACCGTCGCCGTACTCGGCCCAGACTATGTCGGCATGAAGCCGAGTATGAATGTAAAGGTGGGTGACCAGGTCAAACTTGGTCAGAAACTGTTTGCAGACAAAAAAACCGAAGGTGTCATCTTCACGTCACCCGGCTGTGGCAAGGTTGTTGCCGTCAACCGCGGTTATCGTCGTGTTTTGCAATCAGTCGTTATTGAACTCAACGGTGATGATGCTGAGGTCTTCGCTTCGTTCAAGGAAGAGGAGCTTGCCAGCCTTGATCGCGACAAGGTCGTCAACAACCTGGTGGAGTCCGGACTGTGGACAGCGCTGAAAACACGTCCTTACAGCAAGGTTCCGGCAATTGACAGCACACCGGCTTCGATTTTCGTCGCTGCCATGGACACCAATCCTCTCTGCGCCAAAGCGGAACTGATCATCAAGGAAGAGGAACAGGCCTTTGCCAATGGTCTGAAAATTCTGACCCGGCTGACTGAGGGGTCTGTTTACGTCTGCCAGAAACCCAATGCGGTTCTGCCTAAAGTTGAAGGCACACGTACGGAGGAGTTCGATGGTCCTCATCCCGCGGGCCTTCCCGGAACCCACATTCACTTCCTCGATCCCGTCAACGAACATAAAATGGTCTGGACCATCAACTACCAGGATGTGATCGCATTCGGTAAGTTCTTTGTCAGCGGCAAGCTGCCCCTTGACCGGATCATCGCTCTGGGTGGTCCCGGCGTCAAAAATCCCCGCCTCATCCGTACCCGCATGGGTGCAAATCTTGATGAGCTGCTGGCAGGTGAGCTGAATGCCGGCAACCAACGGGTCGTTTCCGGTTCCGTTCTGAACGGAACTCACGCTGAAGGTCCTCTGGCCTTCTTGGGCCGCTACCACCTGCAGGTTTCCGTGCTGCCGGAAAAACGCGATCGCGAGTTCCTTGCTTCACTGACCGCTGGCGGCGACCGCTTCTCTTTGAAGCGTGCCTTCCTGTCCGCCTTTACCGGCGGCCCTTCGGCACCGATGAACACCAGCCAGTATGGCCGAAAAGGCAATATCCTTTCGATCGGTTCCTTTGAAAAAGTCATGCCTCTGGACATTCTGCCCAACTTCCTGCTGCGCAGCCTGGCCGCAGGCGACACGGACGAAGCTCAGCTGCTGGGTTGCCTGGAACTGGCAGAAGAAGATCTGGCCCTGTGCACCTACGCCTGTTCTGGCAAGAACGATTACGGCGTCATGCTGCGTGAGGCACTTACCACCATCGAGAAAGAGGGATAA